In the genome of Terriglobia bacterium, one region contains:
- a CDS encoding DNA topoisomerase IB has product MTLRERLQSTGIRRSGGPRNGFRYRRARGAAVSAGDLRRIEGLGIPPRWTEVTIAVSQSAKVQAVGKDAAGRWQYLYRAAHTRRRTLEKFDRLLEFARGLPALRSALARDLRLPGLPRDKALAAAVAILATSFVRAGSEEYAEENGSFGLATLRRAHVKVKGRRVLFDYRGKHGVRNRHEIASPELSAIVARMLREPGDEVFKYVDESGRVRDVRRWQLNGYVKRVMGRRFSAKDFRTWAGTWICAAALYRRRRTARDEKSREKAVVE; this is encoded by the coding sequence ATGACCCTACGAGAGCGCCTCCAATCCACCGGCATTCGCCGATCGGGAGGCCCGCGCAACGGGTTCCGCTATCGCCGCGCGCGTGGCGCGGCCGTCTCGGCCGGGGACCTGCGACGCATCGAGGGGCTCGGGATCCCGCCGCGGTGGACCGAAGTCACGATCGCGGTCTCGCAGAGCGCCAAGGTCCAGGCGGTCGGGAAGGACGCCGCGGGGCGCTGGCAGTACCTCTATCGCGCCGCGCACACGAGGCGACGCACCCTCGAGAAGTTCGACCGGCTGCTCGAGTTCGCCCGCGGGCTGCCGGCGCTGCGCTCGGCACTCGCGCGGGACCTCCGCCTTCCCGGGTTGCCGCGCGACAAGGCGCTCGCCGCCGCCGTCGCGATCCTGGCCACCTCGTTCGTGCGCGCGGGGTCCGAGGAGTACGCGGAGGAGAACGGCAGCTTCGGGCTCGCCACCCTGCGCCGCGCGCACGTCAAGGTGAAGGGACGCCGCGTCCTCTTCGACTACCGCGGGAAGCACGGCGTGCGGAACCGGCACGAGATCGCGAGCCCCGAGCTCTCGGCCATCGTCGCGAGGATGCTTCGCGAGCCGGGGGACGAAGTGTTCAAGTACGTCGACGAGAGCGGCCGCGTGCGCGACGTCCGCCGGTGGCAGCTCAACGGGTACGTCAAGCGGGTCATGGGGCGGCGCTTCAGCGCGAAGGACTTCCGCACCTGGGCCGGGACGTGGATCTGCGCGGCGGCGCTCTACCGCAGGAGGCGGACGGCGCGCGACGAAAAGTCGCGCGAGAAGGCGGTCGTCGAG